One Physeter macrocephalus isolate SW-GA unplaced genomic scaffold, ASM283717v5 random_339, whole genome shotgun sequence DNA segment encodes these proteins:
- the SPATA2 gene encoding spermatogenesis-associated protein 2 — translation MGKPSSMDAKYKDDLFRKYVQFHEGKVDTTPSKQRPGSDESLRVAASTLLSLHKVDPFYRFRLIQFYEVVESSLRSLSSSSLRALHCAFSVLETVGVNLFLYPWKKEFRSIKTYTGPFVYYVKSTLLEEDIRAILNYMGYVPELGTAYKLKELVETLQVKMVSFELFLAKVECEQMLEIHSQVKDKGYSELDVVSERKSSAEDVRGCSDALRRRAEGREHLTTSMARVVLQKSASERAAKDYYKPRVTKPSRSVDTYDSYWESRKPPLKASLSLRKEPVAADLGDDLKDEIIRPSPSLLTMSSSPHGSPDDLPPPSPNNGLGLLRGTYFSAQEDVDLYTDSEPRATYRRQDALRPDVWLVRNDAHPIYHKRSPPAKESALSKCQNCGLSCSSSLCQRCDSLLACSPASKPGGFPSKASAHDSLAHGSSLREKYAGQTQGLDRPPHLHSKSKPSPAAASRCGFCDRPGAANTCTQCSKASCDTCLSTYHYDPCCKKSELHKFMPNSQLNYKSAQFSHLVYR, via the exons ATGGGGAAGCCCAGTTCAATGGATGCAAAATATAAGGATGACTTATTTCGGAAGTATGTGCAGTTCCATGAAGGCAAAGTGGACACCACCCCCAGCAAGCAGCGGCCTGGCAGTGATGAGTCCCTGCGGGTGGCAGCCTCGACCCTGCTCAGCCTGCACAAGGTGGATCCCTTTTATCGATTCCGGCTGATCCAGTTCTATGAGGTGGTGGAGAGCTCCCTGCGCTCGCTGAGCTCCTCCAGCCTGCGGGCTCTGCACTGTGCCTTCAGTGTGCTCGAAACGGTGGGTGTCAACCTTTTCCTCTACCCGTGGAAGAAGGAATTCAGAAGCATCAAG ACCTACACGGGCCCCTTTGTTTATTACGTCAAGTCCACATTACTGGAAGAGGACATCCGAGCCATCCTGAATTACATGGGCTACGTGCCCGAGTTGGGGACTGCGTACAAGCTCAAAGAGCTGGTAGAGACCCTCCAAGTGAAGATGGTCTCCTTTGAACTCTTTCTGGCCAAGGTGGAGTGTGAACAGATGCTGGAAATCCACTCCCAAGTCAAGGACAAAGGCTACTCTGAGCTGGATGTGGTGAGCGAGCGCAAGAGCAGCGCGGAGGACGTGCGTGGCTGCTCAGATGCCCTGCGGCGGCGGGCCGAGGGCCGGGAGCACCTGACGACCTCCATGGCCCGCGTGGTGCTGCAGAAGTCGGCCAGCGAGCGGGCGGCCAAGGACTACTACAAGCCCCGTGTGACCAAGCCCTCAAGGTCGGTGGACACCTATGACAGTTACTGGGAGAGCCGGAAGCCGCCCCTGAAGGCCTCGTTGAGCCTGCGGAaggagcctgtggcagcagactTGGGGGACGACCTCAAGGACGAGATCATCCGCCCGTCCCCCTCACTCTTGACCATGTCTAGCTCCCCCCACGGCAGCCCGGATGACctgccgcccccctcccccaacaatgGCCTTGGCTTGCTGCGTGGCACCTACTTCTCCGCTCAGGAGGATGTGGATCTGTACACAGACTCGGAGCCCAGGGCCACATACCGGAGGCAGGATGCCCTGCGGCCCGATGTCTGGCTGGTCAGAAATGATGCCCACCCCATCTACCACAAGCGCTCGCCCCCCGCCAAAGAGTCCGCCCTCTCCAAGTGCCAAAACTGCGGTCTGTCCTGCAGCTCCTCCCTCTGCCAGCGCTGTGACAGCCTGCTCGCCTGCTCCCCGGCCTCCAAGCCCGGCGGCTTCCCCAGCAAGGCCTCTGCCCACGACAGCCTGGCCCACGGGTCATCTCTGCGGGAGAAGTATGCAGGCCAGACGCAGGGCCTCGACCGGCCGCCGCACCTCCACTCGAAATCCAAGCCCTCCCCTGCAGCCGCCTCCCGCTGTGGCTTCTGTGACCGCCCGGGGGCCGCCAACACCTGCACCCAGTGTTCAAAAGCCTCCTGCGACACCTGCCTCAGCACTTACCATTACGATCCCTGCTGCAAAAAGAGCGAGCTGCACAAGTTCATGCCCAACAGCCAGCTGAACTACAAGTCCGCCCAGTTCTCCCATCTCGTGTACAGATAG
- the RNF114 gene encoding E3 ubiquitin-protein ligase RNF114 — protein MAAQLPDRDGGSQLAGPAAEADPLGRFTCPVCLEVYEKPVQVPCGHVFCSACLQECLKPKKPVCGVCRSTLAPGVRAVELERQIESTETSCHGCRKNFFLSKIRAHVATCSKYQNYIMEGVKATTKDVSLQPRNVPNRYTFPCPYCPEKNFDQEGLVEHCKLFHSTDTKSVVCPICASMPWGDPNYRSANFIEHIQRRHQFSYDTFVDYDVDEEDMMNQVLQRSIIDQ, from the exons ATGGCGGCGCAACTGCCGGACCGTGATGGTGGTTCGCAGCTGGCAGGGCCCGCGGCGGAGGCCGACCCCCTGGGCCGCTTCACGTGTCCCGTGTGCCTCGAGGTGTACGAGAAGCCGGTGCAGGTGCCCTGTGGACACGT CTTTTGCTCTGCATGCCTGCAGGAATGTCTGAAGCCGAAGAAGCCTGTCTGTGGGGTGTGTCGCAGCACTCTGGCACCTGGCGTCCGAGCTGTGGAGCTCGAGCGGCAGATTGAGAGCACAGAGACTTCTTGCCATGGCTGCCGTAAAAAT TTCTTCCTCTCCAAGATCCGTGCACATGTGGCTACCTGTTCCAAATACCAAAATTACATCATGGAAGGTGTGAAGGCCACCACCAAGGATGTGTCCCTTCAGCCAAG AAATGTCCCAAACCGTTATACTTTTCCTTGTCCTTACTGTCCCGAGAAGAATTTTGATCAAGAAGGACTTGTAGAACACTGCAAGTTGTTCCATAGCACGGACACTAAATCTGTG GTTTGTCCGATATGTGCCTCGATGCCCTGGGGAGACCCTAACTACCGCAGCGCCAACTTCATAGAGCACATCCAGCGCCGGCACCAGTTTTCTTACGACACTTTCGTG GATTACGACGTGGATGAGGAGGACATGATGAACCAGGTGCTGCAGCGCTCCATCATCGACCAGTGA